Proteins encoded together in one Lathyrus oleraceus cultivar Zhongwan6 chromosome 5, CAAS_Psat_ZW6_1.0, whole genome shotgun sequence window:
- the LOC127082913 gene encoding protein RADIALIS-like 3, which translates to MASMSASGSWSGKENKAFERALAVFDKDTPDRWSNVAKAVGGGKTAEDVKRQYELLVRDIRHIESGQVPFPNYNNNATFDHEKRFRNMKLQ; encoded by the exons ATGGCATCAATGTCGGCATCTGGTTCATGGAGTGGTAAGGAGAACAAAGCATTTGAAAGGGCATTAGCTGTGTTTGATAAAGACACACCTGATCGTTGGTCGAATGTTGCTAAAGCTGTTGGTGGAGGAAAAACTGCTGAAGATGTTAAGAGACAGTATGAACTTCTTGTTAGGGATATTAGGCACATTGAATCAGGTCAAGTTCCATTCCCAAATTACAACAACAATGCTACCTTCGATCACGAGAAAAG GTTTAGAAACATGAAGCTCCAGTGA